A window of Gossypium hirsutum isolate 1008001.06 chromosome D13, Gossypium_hirsutum_v2.1, whole genome shotgun sequence genomic DNA:
GGAACTCAAAGGTATTTCTTGAATTCTGTAgtcatcttcttttctttttctttttcttttttttttcttttctatttactAAGGAAAGATAAGATGGTCCAAAAAGAAAAAGGTGGATTCAGTGTTTAGCTTTTTCTTTTGGTTTGGCACGAATTTTATTTGGCTTTTTCCCTTTACCCTTACTTTGACTCGGGTGTGAGGGTCTGAGATGGATCGACATGGGTATTTTCAATTTTCTCCTTGGCATTTTCATGTATTTGTTGGATTTTTAGAGCGTCATatctacatatacatatatgcattggATGTAGATGTAAGGGATACTTTAAGAAATATGGACAATTAGAACAACATAACCTTTTACCCCTGACCATGtttctaataaatttaatttcaaatcatcTAGTTTGGATTTTGGAGGACTGATCAGAATGTAAACTCCCCAAAATAGAAGTTttgaattatcattttatttatttatgtatttagttCCATCGCCttaggttttttattttcttcaattgaTTGAATATTTTCACATATGATATGCAATTGAAACAGATTCCAGCTTGATGAAGCAACCTGAATGCAACAAGGGAGAAGgagaaggggaaggggaaggggaaggggaaggggaagtggaaggggaaggggaagatAAGGAACTCAAAGGtatttcttgaattttgtagtcatcttcttttctttttcttttttttttcttttccatttacTAAGGAAAGATAAGATGGTCCAAAACGAAAAAGGGGGGCGCATTTGGATTCAGTGTTTAGCTTTTTCTTTTGGTTTGGCACGAATTTTATTTGGCTTTTGCCTTTACCCCTACTTTGACTCAGGTGTGAGTGTCTGAGATGGATCAACATGGGTATTTTCagttttcttctaggcattttcaTGTATTTGTTGGATTTTTAGAGGGTCATATCTACATATCCATATATGCGTTGCATGTGGATGTAAGGGATACTTTAAGAAATATGAAGGGTTAGAACAACATACCCTTTTACCCCTGGCCATGTTAAGTATCTTGGAACTTAATATCTgtgttaattttcttttctttttttctacatGCTTTAACAGAGGATGATATCAGCCAAGACTCAGATTGTTTCTCCGGTTTATCCAATTATAAACCAGTAAAACGGGTGTGTCACATGATTCTTTGTGCTGCTTTCAGTTTTCAAGTGGAACTAGTTTTTTCTACTCTTTTTTATctggtttttattattttattgctgCACCGCATGCAACTACAGTGGCGTTATGTACGCTTGGAAAAGACATGTCAGCGTAATGAGCAGGTAGCTTtgttgttaaaagtgcttaaatgGTAAGCGAAGCCTCTTTTATTTTGCTCAAATGGTTTTTATGgttaataattgaattatttggtaTTAGGTTGAATGATAGAATTTTATGTTCTCTTCAACAGTGATAAGTCTGTAATCCCATCTATATATGAATTCCGTAGCCTCTGTTTTTTTCACGCTTACTTGACGTTGGATGAGGCTGAGAACTTAAGTGGTTAGTTCCTTCAGTCTGCTCCATCTCTTTTAAGTTTTCCTTATGCAGAAATACATTTTTTTTGAGCTGACCCTTTTTCTGCCAATTCCTTTTATTGTTAAAGAATTAGAAGAAGTTGAGGAAATTGGCTTTCCAATGTTGGAGGTTGCTAGGAAAGCAAAAGTCTCGAACTTCCAATGGTCTACTAAAAGCAAAGAAACAAAAGACTAGTATGGGTATGCTTTTCTTCTTCTTGACTTTTTgactttgatttattttgtatgaatgtatCATGTATGTTGTTTTTGGAAGACATGAGATCTATATTATGTTGGCAGGCAGCATTCTCTCACAGCGGAGACAAAACAAAGAGAAATGGAGGTATAATGAAGGTATGCCTCacctaaattttaattatttggatgTGTTATGTATCTCACATTCGACCAGGAGTGTTATACGTTTCATTGCTAATGTTTTGGAATCCTTGCAAATCTTCGGTCATTTATGTATGTTATGATCGGAAGAGAGGTGGGTGGGTTAGTGAGCGATATGCTTTAACAACAAGAGATGAGAAAAAAGAAATGTTGTCAAGTTGAGTTGGATTTTAAGCAAACAATGACAATGATTTAGCGACTGCTTTGGAAAGAAAGTTTAGGTGCTGGTTGTTTGGTATCTTGGTAGTGAATATCATTGTCACTTATCATTGTCCTATAATATTTTCTGTGTTTGTGCTTTTTCAGCTGGCATATTCTTATGATGTGGAAATTCATGTCACTCAGTATTTCTATTAGTCTTTGGTCTGCTCTAATGCTCAATGAAATCTTAACCCAATTGTGCTGTCAAGGGTGCACTCTCTAACCCATATGTGCATGGTTTGGTATCTCTCTCTATCATACACACACACGCATACAATTAGTATTATACAATTATGATAATAGAATCTAAAAAGTGATCCCTTTTGTTGATCAATATGCATATTTTTGTTGTTGTGAAGTACTCAAATATTGAGGAGGAGAGTTTGATAATTTCTTTCCTTTCTAACTAGTatgatatatgtaataataaacaaaaaaaacgaGGAGAACCTCTATTAAGTgagtttgtgtgtgtgtgtgtgtgtgttcatCAGATTTGCATTACCCAACAAGGCTGTGGGTTTCTGTTGTCTGGACTAGCTTTGAATGCTCCTGACCAAATGTGCCTAGCCCAATCAATCTAATTTGTCTTAGTAGATGGATAATAGGCCAACTTCCTCCTTTCTCAAAtgaaccaatttttaacaatttcattttTAGAATGTGTGAATACCATCTTGTTAAGGACTACTTTTTACAATAACTATTTGAGTGCTGATTTCCCGCTCTTCTCTCACTTTAAACAGATTTTGAGCCAGAGCCAGAGTCTGACATTAAGGATTTAGAGGAGGAAGACTTGTCAGGTATGAGGTCCCACTTTTCTTATaaaattatggattttttttttgttctgccTCTCTGCTTTATGTGTTAGtggattttgttaattttgtaccCTTGCTATTTTGGAACTtacattttttgttgttttggcTTTGGTTgatattctctctttttttctttttgtaataaaCACTTGAACAGAGGATGATTTGCTCGATGATTATGGTTCCTCCTGCAGATACGAGGGTTATCATGGGTTTGATGCATCTGGGAAAAGGGTTTGTTGCTTGATTTTATTGCTTTTAATTTCTGAGGGGTAAGTAGTTATGCATGGTTATCTGATTATGCTTGTATACCCATCTTGCATTGGAAAATTGGCTTTTACTATCTTTTCCCTCTTATGTGTTCTATATAATGAAGCTCTAACTAAGTTAGAAATTCCCATGGATTGGACCTCGTTGGGaaactatttttcaaattctttgcCCTAGCCTGAATCAGGCCAATTTGATATCCCATTTCactactaaaaaaatatttttatattaatattttttattaaaattgaataaaatcataTTTCTATTATTAATTGGAAATTCAAGCCAAGCCGGcttgaattaaaatataacttttcCAAGGTCCTTAGACAGGTTCTAAACCGAATATATGTGAGCTTCATCTTACTACTTTTTATAGGTTGTTGTAGGCCTTACATCTATTGATTTAGGTGTAGTTTCTTGAGTATGGAGCATTTCTCCGGTATGAGGATTGTGACATCATTCACTTCATTTCTCATGTTTCTGAAGAGTTTGTTGCTAGAACCTAGAGGCTAGCTCAGTTAGTTCATGCGGCCAATTTTTAAGGGGGTCAACAGATCTGGAGTTGGAATCGCATATCTGCAATATTTTCCCCTATTCCTAGATTAAGGTCTCCTTGGCATATTGATAAACAATAGCCTCTTTTTTGTTTATTCTGGAATGGCAGTGGTATGAAGTAAGCTTGGTAGATGAGAAAAACTAGGACTATCATAAAGCTTTGCTGCTAGATGTGCTTAAATGGTATTTTAACATCTTTCTTTGGTGGACGTAAATGAAGATCGAGTATTAGCTTGCTATACACTGAAAAGTGCTTCCCTTGACAGGGATTTATGTGAAAGCATCTATGTGTATAAGGCTAATCATCTGTTTAAAGCCCGCATGAGTGAGGAAGAGGCTGATAAAGTTGCTGGTTGGTTCTCTACCTTCTCGTTTCTATTTTCTCCTTGCTTAGAATATAGCTACATTGATTTGAGTTTTTGAGTTTGTCAGAGGGTCTACTATACTGCGATGTGTGATttgattgaaataattattttacagaTTACAGATTAGGAATGAGAAACTGTCATCTGATTCAATCGAATTGGGATGCCCTGGATCTGACATGTCTCTTGGGAAGAGTAACATGAAGCTCAGAATTATGGGAGTATTGAATcaatactcccaaataaaaagGGAATTGGTCTATGGTCGagtcagtaaaaataaataactaagaatttTGAGTAGTCTTTTTTTTTTGCGGAAAACTTTTGAGTAGTCTGATACCAAGTCATTTCTTGACATTTAATCTTTTGTTTACTGTATTCGCTTTTTTTTTAAGGGTTGGAAGAAGTTGAGTACGTGGAGCCATGTAGGTACATCAAGATCATGGAACTCAATTAGGTGATTGTTTCACTTGAAAAATTAATGAACTTTGTCTCTGTTTCTGGTCTTTCAATCTTATTTACTAATCTGGTCCgaaaaaagccaaattaaataTGATACTAGAATGGGATCCCACTCTCCCGAAGTTCCAAATAAATATGTttgtaaatttcatattttactttaatttgtttatttttagtctttttagggtaaaattattgagttttattatttttaaaatttgatgctACAATATATTCTCATATATTATCCACTGAGTTGATTGTAAAAGTATAGATGCTTAGAAATTAgaatgatttgattaaagaatatcaatggaagtatattagtttataattatttttaattgtgaaatGGTTATTTGGGCCTGTAGGGCGTGGTTGTATGGGAATTTCTACTATGGAACTCAATTAGGTGATCGTTTCACTTGAAAAATTAATGAACTTGGTCTCTGTTTCTGGTCTTTCGATCTTATTTACTAATCCGGTCTGAAAAAAGCCAAATTAATACTTGGttccttttaatttttaggtTAATATTATTgagttctttttttatttttttaaattgatgctACAATATGTTCTCATGTATTACCCACTGAGTTGATTAAAGGATATCAATGGAAGTATAttagtttataattatttttaattgtgaaaCGGGTATTTGGGCCGGTCGGGTATGGTTGTATGGGGATTTCCACCATCTCCTATTAGGTTGTGAAAAACGACTTGTCCTCTAGGATGTTCTTGTTTACTAATTATTGAACTTGTGATTGATCACAGAAAAAGGTTGTGCCATTCGGGTTTATTCGGAAAATTTGGTCAAGAGAAGAGAATGTCAAAGAATATGTGAAATGTCATCCATTTTTGGGGGTGACACAAAAGGGGAGGAAGAATTAGAATGTTCTTGTTTATATTTGTAAACATTTCTTTTGATTCAAACAACAAAGAAGCgaattaagtattttaaattgaattaaacttTCTGGGATCTCTGATTGTCTTTCTTGCTAATTTTTCACTGAAAATTGGTTTTCTTTTTATCTCTTTAGACTCGATCGAAAGGCTAAATGTTTGAGGTTTTGTTCAAATTAAGATCAAAACAAAAAATTGCTACATTTCGAGACTAAACGACAAAACATTATCATATTGGTCCTTTTTCGAATAGGACCTAGTTTATGTATCTCACGCGCCATCATTGGTATTTGTCGTTTGTTACAAGGCaacaaagaataaaaatatacctTGTGTTCAAAAAGATaacatgaaaaaattacattGTACAATTTGCCATGATGTGACTGAAATTAGGAAGATTTTgtgataaaaaattaatcaaaacacTCCTTCAAGTAAACCATGCTTGCACAACTTTATGTACCTTATCAGTATTTAATTTGTTTCCCTCAAACATCCTGTTGAATGTGTCAAAAGTAAACCATGCTTTTTCATTTACTAATGACAGTTTATAAGCAAAATTTCTAGAATATTGGTGGATACTTCGTGGGCATGCAAAGggtaataatatacataatttatataacttCACTTGATTGATACTTGTAATACAAATCCAtttttttaaaccaatttttggcATCTTCCATTACAGATTAATGATAAGAAAGGAGGGTATATAAAGTTAGAAAGGGCGGAGAAATTTATCCTTTTAGTTGGATCATTCGAACGACTTGAATTGCATGAGCGTTCGCTTAGAAGACTATGCCATAATTCAGATAGGGTATGTGTATCGGTCTTATACATTAGTATGTACTGCAGCCCTTGAGCTAATGTTGAATCTTGTTTATAGCAGCAAGATGATGAAACTGAGATCTTTAACTTGGATCCTCCCATGGACGTGAGTAGGAATTTCTCGGCTGATATAAATGATGTAAGTTGTTACTTGCATTGTGTTCATCTATACACTTGCATTACATTTCACTACCGATTTTGGTCTATTTGACGCAGATTTTGAGAAACACGAAAGAATTGAAGGAAAAATTGAAAGAGAATTTACGGAACAAATCTGATTTTCTCAAGAATGGTACTATTAGAGATCAGGTATGAACCATTAATTTCTTTggaattttcattttaatctttTGATCTTACCATTTTGCTTATTTTGTACTTTGTTTACAGGTAAGGTTAGGTGTTGCTGGATGGAAAAAAAGATACTACAAGCTGAAATTCTCTGCAGACAGGATATCGAAATAACGAGAAAGGAAATAGTGTGTGTTCTAACCATGAAATCCACACTTTTATCTATGCATGTCCAAAAGTACACTGAGGGTCTACTATGGGTGCTTTTGTACTATTTTTTGGGTGTACCATCGTGGGCCTGGTCAGCTATCTCCATTTTCCATTCTAGTGGAATTCGATACATACATATGTAATCGGTGTCATTCATACATATATAGATGGTGTCATACATACATGCTCTGAGTACTCTTGAGGGTCTACTATGGGTGCCTTCGTACTATCTCTGGTGTACCATCCTAGTCCCTGTTTGCCATCTGAAATTTCCATTCTAGTGGAATTCAATACATACATAGATGGTGTCATACATACGTAGAGAgtttcatacatacatatatgttgTCATACATACGTTCATACATGCTTTGAGTACTCTTAGGTTCTAACTACGGGTGCTTTTATACTATTTCTCTGGTGTGCCATTCTGGTCCTGGTTAACTATCTGAATTTTCCATTCTAGTGGCATTCATTACATACATACATAGGtgtcatacatacatacatgctcTGAGTACACTGATAGTTAGCTATCTGGTTGCTTTTATACTATTTCTTTGGTGTCATACATACATCCATCCATTCCATGATTGCTTTTATACTATTTCTTCGGTGTACCATCTTGGTCCCGGTTAGCTATCTGGAATTTCCATTCTACCGGAATtcattacatacatacatacatacatacatacatacatacatacatacatatgttcTAGAATTAGTATTGCTACGTGATGAGAGATCCATTAAAATGTTAGGTATTATCCCTACTACTATGCTCCATTTTCATCAGACATGAAAGGTCTTTCTCAAGTGAGTGTAAAGTTCTAGAAGGGTCAGCCTTTTAAGCCCTTTGATCAACTAATGAGTGTATTGCCACCtcgaattcaaaaaaaaaaaaaaaagagtgtatTGCCACCCAGAAGGTATACCATATTACCTCTTCTGATTTGGATACTAACTTCCGATATTTCGGTTTTCGTAATATGTTATTGGTTTTATGCAGTGCTCATGCACTTCCGAAGCTGTATCCAAAACTTATCACCGATGCCGATTCCCAAATCATTGACTTCTATCCTACAGGTTAGTCCTGTTTTCTAGGTTATGGATCGTGTGATGCTGGTATAAGTGTTCCTATTACAGATTCACAACATGTTTTCTCTTTCTCCTACATTTTTCTTAGATTTCGAAATCGACACGGATGGAAAGCGCCACGCATGGCAGGTTGGTTGCTCAAAACATTTACCCTTGCTAGTATCGTTCCCATTATTATAGAATCAGTTattaatgcatgaaaattttgcatGAACTCTTCTTGTTAAGGGCATATGCAAGCTTCCCTTTATCGATGAGGAACGGCTTCTATCGGAGACACTAAGACTTGAGAAGGAATTGACGGTGAGACTTCATTTCATCTATAGAACTCGGTTCAtgaacttatatatattatatgcaatCAATGAGACGGTATTTTACAATATCTTCAGCAGGAAGAAACTGAAAGAAATGCAGTGAAAAGTGATCAACTCTTTGTACCAAGCACTTTAGGATCAAAGATTTTGACAGTTTTGCCTGATAATCAAAAGTTGCATACAGAAGCCGAACTGATCAGGTTGGTCCATCACGTTGTTTCATTTCATGTTTTAGCTATATTATTTATCTGACCGTTCATCGTACCTAATGTAGTGGTGCTGTTAGAGGACATGTATCATCGTCACCTATCATGTAAGCCGGTTCGAAACTATGCATGTAGAAATCATGGACAGGTTGGATTTCATATCGTTTTTTTTTACATCATAGGTCGTTGCCGTTCAAGATCCCTATCGGAAAACTACATATCCCACGCCCTCTAGAGGGTGTTGAATATCCCGAAAAGGTAATATAAACTTCCTAAATCTTCTTCAAAAATTATTTACTCGCTAATAATCATTGTAACATTTATATTGTATATAGGCCATAACGGAAGCTGATATTCAAAAAACTCAGCTATGGCATGAATACCTTGGAACCAGACCGCCCTATAACAGGTTCGAGTTAATCCAAAAAAACCAGAAATGATCTTCACCCATCGAACCAGACATCAAATATAAGGTTGCCATGGAACCCAAGGTTTGACACATGCAAAGTGGGTGGTGCTGGTTCAAGCTCAAACACGGCTAAAGCCATTGCAGACATGAAAATATCTGAACCTAGCCATAGTAGTATTTTTGGTTATGGAAGAGGGCAGAAATGGCGAAGGAGCTCGCAACAGTTAAGTTCTTTTCGGTCATCAACATCAAACACGAACAATCCATGGCGTAGGGGGCTGTGCAAATCTAATAACAATGATTCTGGAAGTGGtttaaagtgaatgttatttgaAAGATTCTttaatgtttgtgttttgattctCTAACACTGTTTTTTTTTAATAcgaaaatttataattgataaaaattatatattttggtattaaaaatatttttttaatgttcaatGATTGATTATTAgtgtaccaaaatatataatattaacttggaaaaaaaataatacataaatcaTATTAGAGAAAAGTATTAATAATAATtcagataaatataattatgtgtataaaatataaacatgaaatgatataatattaataattgtgtTAGTACTTTATGAGAAttagatcaaaataaaatttaatgtaaaatattataaaaataaaaatgtatatataaaattgcaTATTAACCCCTAAATTATAATAGTTTATTTGAATAAATTCTTGTAAATAATTGTTTgattatac
This region includes:
- the LOC107940207 gene encoding 5'-3' exoribonuclease 2-like, which produces MLLVLCSAHALPKLYPKLITDADSQIIDFYPTDFEIDTDGKRHAWQGICKLPFIDEERLLSETLRLEKELTQEETERNAVKSDQLFVPSTLGSKILTVLPDNQKLHTEAELISGAVRGHVSSSPIM